In a genomic window of Corynebacterium lizhenjunii:
- a CDS encoding 3-hydroxyacyl-CoA dehydrogenase/enoyl-CoA hydratase family protein, translating to MTITNVAVIGAGSMGAGIAALAASAGLDVILFDVTRAGAQRGIDLQVKRKGFYHPSHVANIRAASTEDDLELLADRDWVVEAIFEDLDAKHTLYAKVAPHLAPHAILSSNTSTLPLARLREGVAAPERFAITHFFNPPKVMRLVELVAPHAPTERALRECLEQTLGKVALACRDTPGFIANRVGCYWMAAGVAAARRHQVSIELADAAASRPFGIPRTGVFGLLDYIGLQLVEHVWGSLEAALPEGDRLFEVPLGGDEFIAGLVSRGLTGRTGEGGFYRGRDETVTQDYSYRPRENVSVPQDARELMDSDTPEGRFARELFLSTLRYCCEVTEEIADHVGLIDAGLRLGFGWKKGIFELADTLGRPWLLSAYASTAEGAPALLEAADDGFYPRPGYAVDHRGQPVEIARPAGAVTLAGLLDAGAETLLETDSGALHAVDVDGVRVGIIDLHTPLNSLPTPALAFMRQVLDAVRDGGIGKLEALVIGNDEARAFCAGAHLPTIAAAARSGDADAVHQLIHDGSATLRAVRRAPVPVVGAVRGAALGGGCELALSCDRLVVHADAALGFPERHVGLFPGWTGTVSYLERVLSAGGSHQDAFDVIAGASPAANAFHARDLHLLRAEDEICFSTDHVLGTALSVAAELARAGYTAPADPVLPLHSGPALDAAWPVDGATATDAAIVAQLARVYTAADDDPAQLDFDQLCEREVDLDVPTLLIPACVERAEHMAATRRPLGN from the coding sequence ATGACCATCACCAACGTCGCCGTCATCGGGGCAGGGTCGATGGGGGCGGGCATTGCGGCGCTGGCGGCATCGGCAGGCTTAGATGTCATCCTCTTCGATGTCACCCGCGCCGGCGCCCAACGCGGCATAGACTTGCAGGTCAAGCGCAAGGGCTTCTACCACCCCAGCCACGTGGCTAACATCCGCGCCGCCTCCACGGAAGACGACCTGGAGCTCCTGGCGGACCGCGACTGGGTGGTCGAGGCCATCTTCGAGGACCTCGATGCCAAGCACACCCTGTATGCCAAGGTTGCGCCGCACTTGGCCCCACACGCCATTTTGAGCTCCAATACCTCTACCCTGCCGCTGGCGCGCCTGCGCGAGGGCGTGGCCGCGCCGGAGCGTTTTGCCATCACGCACTTCTTCAACCCGCCCAAGGTCATGCGCCTGGTGGAACTGGTGGCCCCGCACGCCCCCACCGAGCGCGCCCTGCGCGAGTGCCTGGAGCAAACCCTGGGCAAGGTGGCGCTGGCCTGCCGCGACACCCCCGGCTTTATTGCCAACCGCGTTGGCTGCTACTGGATGGCCGCAGGGGTGGCCGCCGCGCGCCGCCACCAGGTCAGCATTGAGCTTGCCGATGCCGCCGCCTCCCGCCCCTTCGGCATCCCCCGCACCGGTGTCTTCGGCTTACTGGATTACATCGGACTGCAGCTCGTTGAGCACGTGTGGGGCAGCTTGGAGGCGGCACTGCCCGAAGGCGACCGCCTTTTTGAGGTCCCGCTGGGTGGCGATGAGTTCATCGCCGGGCTAGTTTCGCGCGGCCTGACCGGACGTACCGGTGAGGGCGGTTTCTACCGCGGCCGGGACGAGACCGTGACGCAGGACTATTCGTATCGCCCGCGAGAGAACGTCTCTGTGCCGCAGGATGCCCGCGAGCTGATGGACTCCGACACCCCCGAAGGCCGCTTTGCCCGGGAGCTGTTTTTGTCCACCCTGCGCTATTGCTGCGAGGTCACCGAGGAGATCGCGGACCATGTGGGCCTTATCGACGCCGGTCTGCGCCTGGGCTTCGGCTGGAAGAAGGGCATTTTTGAGCTTGCCGATACCCTGGGCCGCCCCTGGTTGCTCTCCGCCTACGCTTCCACCGCTGAGGGAGCCCCCGCTTTGTTGGAGGCTGCCGATGACGGCTTCTACCCCCGCCCCGGCTATGCGGTAGACCACCGCGGCCAGCCCGTAGAAATTGCCCGGCCCGCCGGGGCGGTGACGCTGGCGGGACTGCTCGACGCCGGCGCAGAAACCCTGCTAGAGACCGACTCCGGCGCACTGCACGCAGTCGACGTCGATGGGGTACGCGTGGGCATTATCGACTTGCACACTCCACTAAATTCCCTGCCCACCCCGGCGTTGGCCTTCATGCGCCAGGTACTGGATGCGGTGAGGGACGGGGGCATCGGCAAGCTAGAAGCCCTGGTGATAGGCAACGACGAAGCTCGCGCCTTTTGTGCCGGGGCGCACCTGCCCACCATTGCTGCGGCGGCGCGTTCCGGCGATGCAGACGCTGTCCACCAGCTGATCCACGATGGTTCTGCGACGCTGCGCGCTGTGCGCCGCGCCCCAGTTCCGGTAGTCGGTGCCGTGCGGGGCGCGGCATTGGGCGGCGGCTGCGAACTTGCGCTCAGCTGCGATCGGCTCGTAGTGCACGCCGATGCCGCACTCGGCTTCCCCGAGCGCCACGTGGGCCTCTTCCCTGGCTGGACCGGAACAGTGTCCTACCTGGAACGAGTACTGTCTGCAGGCGGAAGCCACCAAGATGCCTTCGATGTCATTGCTGGCGCCTCACCCGCAGCCAATGCTTTCCACGCCCGCGATCTCCACCTGCTGCGCGCAGAAGATGAGATCTGCTTTTCCACGGATCATGTTCTAGGCACAGCGTTGTCTGTCGCGGCGGAGCTGGCTCGTGCTGGATACACCGCCCCTGCCGATCCGGTTCTTCCCTTGCACAGCGGTCCCGCACTGGACGCCGCCTGGCCAGTCGATGGCGCCACCGCCACCGATGCCGCCATCGTGGCCCAGCTAGCCCGCGTCTACACCGCGGCCGATGACGATCCCGCACAGCTCGACTTTGACCAGCTCTGCGAGCGCGAGGTGGACCTGGACGTGCCCACGCTGCTCATCCCCGCTTGCGTCGAGCGCGCCGAGCACATGGCCGCCACCCGCCGCCCCCTGGGCAACTAA
- a CDS encoding acetyl-CoA C-acyltransferase — protein MTDIHIVSAARLPIGKFGGSLSHLSLEELGTTAAAAAIERSGIPAEDIDSSVAANVIPVHPSDLYISRKVAMGVGMKHSSIAFNVNRLCGSGIQAIVSATQQLQAGDATIALATGVESMSQAPYSVEGARFGKRMGEGKLYDWLTGTLACPFGTGHMGITAENVAADHGIDRQRQDEFSATSQQRAAAAAAAGVHVEEIVPVETKRGTFAHDEHVRETDAAALSELKPVFQRDGTVTAGNSSGINDGAAAVVLTTAAQVAERGLDSLGRVVSWGIAGVDPTRMGIGPIEAVPKALAAAGLSLDDIDRIESNEAFAAQALAVQDALGFDPAITNVDGGAIAHGHPVGATGIILTTKLLYALRRENLRYGLVTMCIGGGQGIALIVENTHAKEA, from the coding sequence CACATTGTCTCTGCGGCTCGTTTGCCCATCGGTAAGTTCGGCGGCTCGCTGTCGCACCTGAGCCTGGAGGAGCTGGGCACCACCGCCGCCGCAGCAGCCATCGAGCGCTCCGGTATCCCCGCCGAAGACATCGACTCCTCCGTCGCCGCCAACGTCATCCCCGTGCACCCCAGCGACCTCTACATCTCCCGCAAAGTGGCCATGGGCGTGGGCATGAAGCACTCCTCCATTGCGTTTAACGTCAACCGCCTCTGCGGCTCCGGCATCCAGGCCATTGTCTCCGCCACCCAGCAGCTCCAAGCCGGCGATGCCACCATCGCCCTGGCCACCGGCGTCGAGTCCATGTCCCAGGCCCCCTACTCCGTCGAAGGCGCCCGCTTTGGCAAGCGCATGGGCGAAGGCAAGCTCTACGACTGGCTCACAGGCACCCTGGCGTGCCCCTTCGGCACCGGCCACATGGGCATTACCGCCGAAAACGTTGCCGCCGACCACGGCATTGACCGCCAGCGCCAAGACGAGTTCTCCGCCACCTCCCAGCAGCGCGCAGCCGCAGCCGCCGCAGCGGGCGTCCACGTGGAAGAAATCGTGCCGGTAGAAACCAAGCGTGGCACCTTCGCCCACGACGAGCACGTCCGCGAGACCGACGCCGCCGCCCTAAGCGAACTTAAGCCCGTCTTCCAGCGCGACGGCACCGTCACCGCCGGCAATTCTTCCGGCATCAACGACGGCGCCGCCGCAGTCGTGCTGACCACCGCCGCACAAGTCGCCGAGCGCGGCCTAGACTCCCTGGGCCGCGTGGTCAGCTGGGGTATCGCCGGCGTGGACCCCACCCGCATGGGAATCGGCCCCATCGAAGCAGTGCCCAAGGCACTGGCCGCAGCCGGGCTCAGCCTGGACGACATCGACCGCATCGAATCCAATGAGGCCTTCGCCGCCCAAGCCCTGGCCGTCCAAGACGCCCTGGGGTTTGACCCGGCCATCACCAACGTCGACGGCGGCGCCATCGCCCACGGCCACCCGGTGGGCGCCACCGGCATCATCTTGACCACCAAGCTGCTCTACGCCCTGCGCCGGGAGAACCTGCGCTACGGCCTGGTCACCATGTGTATCGGCGGCGGCCAGGGCATTGCCCTGATTGTGGAAAACACTCACGCCAAGGAGGCCTAA
- a CDS encoding HNH endonuclease signature motif containing protein produces MKEINIAALLGSVIDALPQLEHATTTDLVGLGVAPDTAEFLARLYRLYCGPGQPSRRQRSAVKGAQRHGHGLIAMQEIEREVTKTKTTQQWRMRQHLCATPAGQFTTVARKLRREWNPKDDTPVEKVSIRRYANGTATMSITARDVDLTDVYDAIDQSAPAESFLNLVRGEGGAGRLNYIPMITLQLDTFAKLLAVNDCNHTGTGDQAAGASAANPAGADPAGANPTGNTRTSASASSANEGNANTSGANAGGVGSAGDIIVRANNGARMTGKELAERILLKHGFVAILSRVHGPVDVYRMERFATDKQRLLLAAESPECAWLDCHVPFDKCQIHHITSWADGGETNIRNLTVLCPHHNGANEDHPPGGVPIHRGRMVRVGGQVAWQSPGGGVPVPTSPTN; encoded by the coding sequence ATGAAAGAGATCAACATCGCCGCCCTGCTAGGCAGCGTCATCGACGCACTGCCACAGCTAGAGCATGCCACCACCACAGACCTGGTGGGCTTAGGCGTTGCACCAGATACCGCAGAGTTCCTGGCGCGCCTCTACCGGCTGTACTGCGGGCCCGGCCAGCCTTCCCGGCGGCAAAGGAGTGCTGTTAAAGGGGCACAGCGCCACGGACACGGGCTTATCGCCATGCAAGAAATAGAACGCGAAGTCACCAAGACTAAGACCACCCAACAATGGAGGATGCGCCAACACCTATGCGCCACACCCGCAGGCCAATTCACGACTGTGGCGCGTAAACTACGCCGGGAATGGAACCCAAAAGATGACACCCCAGTAGAAAAAGTCTCTATACGCCGCTACGCCAACGGCACAGCCACCATGTCCATTACCGCACGCGATGTGGACCTGACCGATGTCTACGATGCCATCGACCAATCCGCCCCGGCAGAAAGCTTCCTTAACCTAGTACGCGGTGAAGGTGGAGCCGGGCGGTTGAACTACATCCCCATGATCACCCTGCAGCTAGACACCTTCGCCAAACTGCTCGCCGTTAACGACTGCAACCACACCGGTACCGGTGATCAAGCTGCCGGTGCCAGCGCAGCCAACCCCGCCGGTGCAGACCCTGCAGGCGCCAACCCCACGGGCAACACCCGCACCAGTGCCAGCGCAAGCAGCGCCAACGAAGGCAATGCCAACACTAGCGGTGCTAACGCAGGCGGTGTGGGGTCTGCGGGCGACATTATTGTTCGGGCGAACAACGGGGCACGGATGACCGGTAAAGAACTAGCTGAGCGCATCTTGCTCAAGCACGGGTTTGTAGCAATCCTAAGCCGGGTGCACGGTCCGGTGGATGTCTACCGTATGGAGCGCTTTGCTACCGACAAGCAGCGCCTCCTGCTTGCCGCGGAGAGCCCGGAGTGTGCGTGGTTGGACTGTCACGTGCCGTTTGATAAGTGCCAGATTCACCACATTACGTCGTGGGCTGACGGTGGGGAAACCAACATCAGGAATCTGACGGTGTTATGCCCGCATCATAATGGTGCCAATGAAGACCACCCTCCGGGAGGAGTGCCCATCCACCGCGGCCGGATGGTAAGGGTTGGTGGGCAGGTGGCTTGGCAGTCACCTGGTGGTGGTGTCCCGGTGCCGACCAGCCCCACCAACTAA